In Nocardia sputorum, a single genomic region encodes these proteins:
- a CDS encoding ferredoxin--NADP reductase has protein sequence MTTVEVPHGSRSVVLRVSAVITETADTRSLVFDVPDELAEKFRYQPGQFLTLRIPSERTGSVARCYSLASSPHTDDRPKVTVKRTEGGYGSNWVCDNVKAGDQIEVLPPSGVFTPKDLDEDLLLFGAGSGITPVMSILKSALARGTGRIVLVYANRDHESVIFAGELRELADKHPQRLTVIHWLEYLQGLPTADALATLVAPYRGYDAFMCGPKPFMDRVHDALAQLGVPRSRTHAEVFNSLAGDPFADQAPVEVSDEEAADAATVEVELDGEVHELKWPRKQTLVDIMLAKGLDVPYSCQEGECGSCACTVLEGKVEMDNAEILDPEDIENGYILGCQAHPVTDHLKIQF, from the coding sequence ATGACCACTGTCGAGGTTCCCCACGGCTCGCGCTCGGTCGTGCTGCGGGTGTCCGCGGTCATCACCGAGACGGCCGATACCCGCTCGCTGGTCTTCGACGTTCCCGACGAGCTGGCCGAGAAGTTCCGCTACCAGCCGGGACAGTTCCTCACCCTGCGTATCCCCAGCGAGCGGACCGGCTCGGTGGCGCGCTGCTACTCGCTGGCCAGCTCGCCCCACACCGACGACCGCCCGAAGGTGACCGTCAAGCGGACCGAGGGCGGCTACGGGTCGAACTGGGTGTGCGACAACGTCAAAGCGGGCGACCAGATCGAGGTGCTGCCGCCCTCGGGCGTCTTCACCCCGAAGGACCTGGACGAGGACCTGCTGCTGTTCGGCGCGGGCAGCGGCATCACGCCGGTCATGTCCATCCTCAAATCGGCGCTGGCCCGTGGCACCGGCCGCATCGTGCTGGTCTACGCCAACCGCGACCACGAGTCGGTGATCTTCGCCGGTGAGCTGCGCGAGCTGGCCGACAAGCACCCGCAGCGCCTCACCGTGATCCACTGGCTGGAGTACCTGCAGGGATTGCCGACGGCCGACGCGCTGGCCACCCTCGTCGCCCCGTATCGCGGCTACGACGCGTTCATGTGCGGGCCGAAGCCGTTCATGGACCGGGTGCACGACGCGCTCGCGCAGTTGGGCGTGCCCCGGTCGCGCACGCACGCCGAGGTGTTCAACTCCCTGGCCGGGGATCCGTTCGCCGACCAGGCGCCGGTGGAGGTCTCCGACGAGGAGGCGGCCGACGCGGCGACCGTCGAGGTCGAACTCGACGGCGAGGTGCACGAGCTGAAATGGCCGCGCAAGCAGACGCTGGTGGACATCATGCTGGCCAAAGGCTTGGATGTGCCCTATTCCTGCCAGGAAGGGGAATGCGGCTCGTGCGCCTGCACGGTGCTCGAGGGCAAGGTCGAAATGGACAACGCCGAAATTCTCGACCCGGAGGATATCGAGAACGGTTACATCCTCGGCTGCCAGGCGCATCCGGTGACCGACCACCTGAAGATCCAGTTCTGA
- a CDS encoding adenylate/guanylate cyclase domain-containing protein: MVPTDRSELVRSVVESYLLAGARRYNRTEVAEQSGTTTALTRRLWTALGFPSSIGDDAVDYADADVTAVRNFEQLTVLASADTRQQSATARTLGQGMARLAEWQVDLVLAEIEERIARADPGADPEETVRAATEGAIATLEELNNYAWRRHLAAALSRSLDPETSAGESVRELAVGFADMVGYTRLTRHLHPDELSILLEAFESTTTAAITENGGWVIKNVGDEVMFATETATEAARIALAIQESTMMVGGTPDLRVALAYGPVLQRFGDLYGSVVNIASRLTGVARPGTVLIDDGAAAALEGDPAFTIKHLRSVRVRGFNRLRPHLLRRNGKNGR; the protein is encoded by the coding sequence ATGGTGCCCACCGACAGGTCCGAATTGGTGCGCTCGGTCGTCGAGTCCTATCTGCTCGCCGGAGCGCGGCGATACAACCGCACCGAGGTCGCCGAGCAGTCGGGGACGACGACGGCGCTCACGCGGCGATTGTGGACGGCGCTCGGTTTTCCGTCGAGCATCGGTGACGACGCGGTCGACTATGCCGATGCCGACGTCACGGCGGTGCGCAACTTCGAGCAGTTGACCGTGTTGGCCTCGGCCGACACCCGGCAGCAGTCGGCGACCGCGCGCACGCTCGGCCAGGGCATGGCGCGCCTGGCGGAATGGCAGGTCGACCTGGTGCTGGCGGAGATCGAGGAGCGCATCGCGCGGGCCGACCCGGGAGCCGACCCCGAGGAGACGGTGCGCGCCGCCACCGAAGGCGCCATCGCCACCCTGGAGGAGCTGAACAACTATGCGTGGCGGCGCCATCTCGCCGCGGCGTTGTCACGCTCGCTCGACCCGGAGACCAGTGCGGGTGAGTCCGTGCGCGAACTGGCTGTAGGTTTCGCCGACATGGTCGGCTACACCAGGCTGACCCGGCATCTGCATCCGGACGAGCTGTCCATTCTGTTGGAGGCGTTCGAGTCCACCACCACCGCCGCCATCACCGAGAACGGCGGTTGGGTGATCAAGAACGTGGGCGACGAGGTCATGTTCGCGACGGAGACGGCCACCGAGGCCGCACGCATCGCGCTGGCCATCCAGGAGTCCACCATGATGGTCGGTGGCACCCCGGACCTGCGCGTCGCCCTCGCCTACGGCCCGGTATTGCAACGCTTCGGGGACTTGTACGGCTCGGTCGTGAACATCGCCTCCCGGCTAACCGGCGTCGCGCGGCCGGGCACCGTCCTGATCGATGACGGAGCCGCGGCCGCGCTGGAGGGCGATCCGGCATTCACCATCAAGCACCTGCGCAGCGTCCGCGTGCGCGGCTTCAACCGCCTGCGGCCGCATCTACTGCGCCGCAACGGCAAGAACGGCAGGTAG
- the mftA gene encoding mycofactocin precursor MftA (Mycofactocin is a small molecule electron carrier derived from the final two amino acids, Val-Tyr, of MftA, the mycofactocin precursor. It plays a role in redox homeostasis and the metabolism of alcohols and aldehydes in Actinobacteria, including Mycobacterium tuberculosis.), with product METAAARSAEEAPLIEESLIEEVSIDGMCGVY from the coding sequence ATGGAGACCGCCGCCGCGCGGTCGGCCGAAGAGGCGCCGCTGATCGAGGAGAGCCTGATCGAAGAGGTGTCCATCGACGGCATGTGCGGCGTCTACTGA
- a CDS encoding MarR family winged helix-turn-helix transcriptional regulator has translation MPNARPDLAAMIAPLGRALIAAELPILERHELSMWGYSVLLGLGGEPVYTQAALAKAIGADKTRIIGVLDELQRRGLITREPDPADRRVNLVSLTDAGRDLRDRAQRDIQAGEERLLQRLPEADRRVFLRALRTLSDSVAERSEF, from the coding sequence ATGCCGAACGCCCGCCCCGATCTCGCCGCGATGATCGCGCCGCTCGGGCGGGCGCTCATCGCCGCCGAACTGCCCATCCTGGAACGCCACGAATTGTCGATGTGGGGCTACTCCGTGCTGCTCGGCCTGGGCGGCGAACCCGTCTACACCCAGGCGGCGCTGGCCAAGGCGATCGGCGCCGACAAGACCCGCATCATCGGCGTGCTCGACGAACTCCAGCGCCGCGGCCTGATCACCCGTGAACCGGATCCGGCGGACCGGCGGGTCAACCTGGTCTCGCTCACCGACGCGGGCCGCGACCTACGCGACCGAGCCCAGCGCGACATCCAGGCCGGCGAGGAGCGGCTACTGCAACGGCTCCCCGAGGCGGACCGCCGCGTATTCCTGCGCGCCTTGCGCACACTCTCCGACTCGGTGGCCGAACGCTCCGAGTTCTGA
- a CDS encoding NAD(P)/FAD-dependent oxidoreductase, whose product MTAPIVIVGAGLAGLRTAEELRRAGYAGELVLLGDESRLPYDRPPLSKQFVRGETDDTTLRPSEFFAEKQIDLRLSTEAVGVDTAARRLRLADGTTLDYDQLIIATGLRPRLLPGLPELSGVHVLRGHSDAVALRADLTGARTALVVGAGFIGCELAASFRARGVDVVLVEPQATPLASVLGAEVGELVARMHRAEGVDLRCGVGVDTLLGDDAGRVRGARLSDGAEVAADLVVIGVGSRPVTEWLSESGIALAEPSAGGGVLADEVGRTSAEGVWAVGDVAAWLHETGLRKRVEHWTNAGEQAKLVACALLGAQPPTAARVPYFWSDQYDVKIQALGTPGATDEVHIASDDGRKFLAYYAQGGNLTGVVGAGMTAQVMKARAKIAAGAPVTELLAPS is encoded by the coding sequence ATGACCGCGCCGATCGTGATCGTCGGAGCAGGCCTCGCCGGCCTGCGCACCGCGGAGGAATTGCGCCGTGCGGGCTATGCCGGTGAACTCGTGCTCCTCGGTGACGAGTCGCGGTTGCCGTACGACCGGCCGCCGCTGTCCAAGCAATTCGTGCGCGGCGAAACCGACGACACCACGCTGCGGCCGAGCGAGTTCTTCGCCGAGAAGCAGATCGATCTGCGATTGAGCACCGAAGCCGTCGGGGTGGACACCGCCGCCCGCCGCCTCCGCCTCGCCGACGGCACGACGCTGGACTACGACCAGCTGATCATCGCCACCGGCCTGCGCCCGCGCCTCCTGCCCGGCCTGCCCGAGTTGAGCGGTGTGCACGTGCTGCGCGGCCATTCCGACGCCGTCGCCCTGCGCGCCGATCTGACCGGCGCCCGGACGGCGCTCGTCGTCGGCGCGGGATTCATCGGGTGCGAGCTCGCCGCGAGTTTCCGGGCGCGGGGAGTGGACGTGGTGCTGGTCGAACCGCAGGCGACACCGCTGGCCTCGGTGCTCGGCGCGGAAGTGGGCGAGCTGGTCGCGCGGATGCACCGGGCGGAAGGGGTCGATCTGCGCTGCGGCGTCGGCGTGGACACCCTCCTCGGCGACGATGCGGGGCGGGTGCGCGGGGCACGCCTGTCCGACGGCGCGGAGGTGGCCGCCGATCTCGTCGTGATCGGGGTCGGCTCGCGGCCGGTGACCGAATGGCTGAGCGAATCCGGAATCGCGCTGGCCGAACCGTCGGCCGGTGGCGGCGTGCTCGCCGATGAGGTGGGACGGACCTCCGCCGAAGGCGTGTGGGCGGTCGGCGACGTGGCGGCCTGGTTGCACGAAACCGGTTTGCGCAAGCGTGTCGAGCATTGGACCAACGCGGGGGAGCAGGCCAAGTTGGTCGCCTGCGCGCTGCTGGGGGCCCAACCGCCGACGGCCGCTCGCGTCCCGTACTTCTGGAGCGACCAGTACGACGTCAAGATCCAGGCCCTCGGTACCCCGGGCGCGACCGACGAGGTGCACATCGCCTCCGACGACGGTCGCAAGTTCCTCGCCTACTACGCCCAGGGCGGCAACCTCACCGGCGTCGTCGGCGCGGGCATGACCGCCCAGGTGATGAAGGCGCGCGCGAAGATCGCGGCCGGCGCTCCGGTGACCGAATTGCTCGCGCCCAGCTGA
- a CDS encoding TetR/AcrR family transcriptional regulator, which produces MPKTRRAGRRRSAKADGDARQLILDAAEQLFAAQGYDATATAAIAAAARVPKGLVFYYFPTKDAILSALMSERIPAQPIDDIGTVVAPGDPATSLVNLDAALNLRDHHSSVLRVILWREADTHPDVRRQLRRLRDQMLEVTAKVLQASAPAPVRPGTLRACAAAWVSAMFAIASTDRLHALDGVPLPTADEVLNVAQVVAAGMTQLG; this is translated from the coding sequence ATGCCGAAAACCCGGCGTGCCGGGCGTCGCCGCAGCGCGAAAGCCGACGGCGACGCCCGGCAGCTCATCCTCGACGCCGCGGAGCAGCTCTTCGCGGCACAGGGATACGACGCCACCGCGACGGCGGCCATCGCCGCCGCGGCCCGCGTCCCCAAAGGACTGGTCTTCTACTACTTCCCCACCAAGGACGCGATCCTGTCCGCCTTGATGTCCGAGCGGATTCCCGCGCAGCCGATCGACGACATCGGCACGGTGGTGGCGCCGGGAGACCCGGCGACGAGCCTGGTCAACCTCGATGCCGCGTTGAACCTGCGCGACCACCACTCCTCGGTGCTGCGGGTGATCCTGTGGCGGGAGGCCGATACCCATCCCGACGTGCGACGACAGCTGCGCCGCCTGCGCGACCAAATGCTGGAGGTCACCGCCAAGGTGCTCCAGGCCAGCGCTCCGGCCCCGGTCCGGCCCGGAACCCTGCGCGCGTGCGCGGCGGCCTGGGTCTCGGCGATGTTCGCCATCGCCAGCACCGACCGGCTGCACGCGCTCGACGGCGTGCCGCTGCCCACCGCCGACGAGGTGCTGAACGTGGCCCAGGTGGTCGCGGCCGGGATGACCCAGCTGGGCTGA
- a CDS encoding TIGR03086 family metal-binding protein, with protein sequence MLTDSRKNLRDRHARSVRLSVDAVSRVRPDRLDAETPCAGWRLRDLLEHMIAQNHGFAAAARGSEDTEVWSVRASADPVADYRASADDVLAAFAAEDVFERALLLPEVTDQRIPATRVIGFHLVDSVVHAWDVARSIGETITVDPDVAAAALEISLAVPDGPERTAPGAAFAPALSVPEQAPTLDRILLLLGRSPNWPN encoded by the coding sequence ATGCTTACTGATTCCCGGAAAAATCTGCGCGACCGGCATGCCCGTTCGGTTCGGCTGAGTGTGGACGCCGTCTCCCGCGTGCGCCCCGATCGGCTGGACGCCGAAACCCCCTGCGCTGGTTGGCGCCTTCGTGACCTGCTGGAACACATGATCGCGCAGAACCACGGTTTCGCCGCCGCCGCGCGGGGCAGCGAGGACACCGAGGTCTGGAGCGTCCGCGCGTCCGCGGATCCGGTCGCCGACTATCGCGCTTCGGCCGACGACGTGCTCGCCGCCTTCGCCGCCGAGGACGTCTTCGAGCGCGCGCTCCTGCTGCCGGAAGTGACCGATCAGCGGATTCCCGCCACCCGCGTCATCGGCTTCCACCTCGTGGACAGCGTCGTGCACGCCTGGGACGTCGCCCGATCGATCGGAGAGACCATCACCGTCGACCCCGACGTGGCCGCAGCGGCGCTGGAGATCTCCCTCGCCGTTCCCGACGGCCCTGAACGCACGGCCCCTGGTGCGGCCTTCGCCCCGGCGCTGTCCGTCCCGGAACAAGCGCCGACCCTCGACCGGATCCTGTTGCTTCTGGGTCGCTCCCCGAACTGGCCGAACTGA
- a CDS encoding DNA alkylation repair protein, protein MSDSMTAADVRAALRELANPVDATNLQRFFKTGPGEYAEGDVFLGVRVPASRGVAKRFAALPLGEIDRLLDSDVHEDRFVALVILNARFAAASRPRFFDDAARAAMVELYLAAVRRGRVNNWDLVDVSAENVVGPWLLDKPRDLLFQLARAESLWERRVALLSTFAFIKAGDASTTFALSELLLGDRRDLIQKAVGWMLREVGKRVDRSLLTEFLDRHAPAMGRTALSYATEHLPPEIRADYRAR, encoded by the coding sequence ATGAGTGATTCGATGACCGCTGCCGATGTGCGGGCGGCGCTGCGGGAGCTGGCGAATCCGGTCGACGCGACGAACCTGCAGCGGTTCTTCAAGACCGGACCGGGCGAGTACGCCGAGGGGGACGTGTTCCTCGGGGTCCGGGTCCCGGCGAGCCGCGGTGTCGCGAAACGCTTTGCGGCGCTTCCGCTCGGCGAGATAGACCGGCTGCTCGACAGCGACGTGCACGAGGACCGCTTCGTCGCGCTGGTGATCTTGAACGCGCGCTTCGCCGCGGCGTCCCGGCCACGCTTTTTCGACGACGCCGCCCGCGCGGCCATGGTGGAGTTGTATCTGGCGGCCGTGCGCCGCGGCCGGGTGAACAACTGGGATCTCGTGGACGTGTCCGCGGAGAACGTCGTCGGCCCCTGGCTGCTGGACAAACCGCGTGACCTGCTGTTCCAGCTGGCGCGGGCCGAGTCGCTCTGGGAGCGGCGGGTCGCGCTGCTGTCCACCTTCGCGTTCATCAAGGCGGGCGACGCCTCGACCACCTTCGCGCTGAGCGAACTGCTGCTCGGCGACCGCCGCGATCTGATCCAGAAAGCGGTGGGCTGGATGCTGCGCGAAGTCGGCAAGCGCGTCGACCGGAGCCTGCTGACCGAGTTTCTCGACCGGCACGCTCCGGCGATGGGACGGACCGCGTTGAGCTACGCGACCGAGCATCTGCCGCCGGAGATCCGCGCCGACTACCGCGCGCGATAA
- the mftR2 gene encoding mycofactocin system transcriptional regulator MftR2, with protein MRNHGGPASATSRTLSESEIVEAALRVVREDGVEKLSMRRLSRELGVSPMAPYYYVADKRELLDLVASAALTGVRTPPAESGPWQHRLRDLVDQIDEKLRKHPGLGDILIEQMLGKQLDLIAAIMDILDEAGFGDRNILAAYATIHTYLFGRSRVNPRDRSAPADVTLPPVVERATRYIGDLRGRYSYDFGMEVLIAGLEAQLVRQATPDVR; from the coding sequence TTGCGTAACCACGGAGGGCCCGCGAGCGCCACGAGTCGAACCCTGTCGGAGTCCGAGATCGTCGAGGCCGCACTGCGGGTGGTACGCGAGGACGGCGTGGAGAAATTGTCGATGCGGCGACTGTCCCGCGAACTCGGCGTCTCCCCGATGGCGCCCTATTACTACGTCGCCGACAAACGGGAGCTGCTCGACCTCGTCGCCAGCGCCGCGCTGACCGGGGTGCGCACTCCACCAGCGGAATCCGGGCCGTGGCAACACCGGCTGCGCGACCTCGTCGACCAGATCGACGAGAAGCTGCGCAAGCATCCCGGCCTCGGCGACATCCTCATCGAGCAGATGCTCGGCAAACAGCTCGACCTGATCGCCGCGATCATGGACATCCTCGACGAGGCGGGCTTCGGCGACCGCAACATACTGGCCGCCTACGCGACCATCCACACCTACTTGTTCGGCCGCAGCCGGGTGAACCCGCGCGACCGCTCGGCGCCGGCCGACGTGACGCTGCCGCCCGTGGTCGAGCGGGCCACCCGGTACATCGGCGACCTGCGCGGACGGTACTCCTACGACTTCGGCATGGAGGTGCTGATCGCCGGTCTGGAAGCCCAGCTTGTCCGCCAGGCGACGCCCGACGTACGATGA
- a CDS encoding type IV toxin-antitoxin system AbiEi family antitoxin domain-containing protein — protein MEAPQLISRRQALASGLSDKALRRLCSSGQWQRLRAGHYLNAPGSALGATGRHLLMTLATAESTSDSAITSHCSAAVLHGMTTWGIALDRVHLTRNRINGGRLSRRVVVHSAQVEPDEVTLVDDIRVTTPARTVLDIARSEGFDQSVALGDSALRQGLTTTAELREHLRRARHRPGCRRAALVLDFLDGRSTSAGASRSRILLHRAGFPAPQVQARVFSDDEICVGRVDFLFPELGVIGEFGAESDRRTSSRAAERVAVAEKEREDRLRALGWAVVRWTGDDLAAPAHLVARLHTAIRAAADNHRSGYWTPTPKP, from the coding sequence ATGGAAGCACCGCAACTGATCTCGCGCCGGCAAGCGCTGGCCTCCGGACTGTCCGACAAGGCATTGCGCAGGCTGTGCAGCTCCGGGCAATGGCAGCGGCTGCGTGCCGGGCACTATCTGAACGCGCCCGGCTCCGCGCTCGGCGCCACCGGCCGGCATCTGCTGATGACGCTGGCGACCGCGGAATCCACGTCCGACTCCGCCATCACGAGCCACTGTTCGGCGGCGGTGCTGCACGGGATGACGACCTGGGGCATTGCGCTCGACCGCGTCCATCTCACCAGGAATCGGATCAACGGCGGGCGGCTGAGCAGACGGGTCGTGGTCCATTCGGCCCAGGTGGAACCGGACGAGGTCACCCTGGTCGATGACATTCGAGTGACCACTCCGGCGCGAACGGTGCTCGACATCGCCCGTTCGGAAGGGTTCGACCAATCGGTCGCCCTCGGTGACTCCGCCCTGCGCCAGGGTCTGACCACCACGGCGGAATTGCGGGAACACCTCCGCCGGGCCCGGCATCGGCCCGGATGCCGACGAGCCGCCCTGGTCCTCGATTTCCTGGACGGCCGCAGTACGAGCGCCGGCGCATCGCGCAGCCGGATCCTGCTGCACCGAGCCGGTTTTCCCGCGCCGCAGGTACAAGCACGCGTCTTCTCCGATGACGAGATCTGCGTCGGCCGCGTCGATTTCCTGTTCCCTGAGCTCGGCGTGATCGGCGAGTTCGGCGCCGAGAGCGACCGTCGAACCAGTTCGCGCGCCGCCGAAAGGGTGGCCGTGGCGGAGAAGGAGCGCGAAGACCGTCTCCGCGCCCTCGGCTGGGCGGTCGTCCGCTGGACCGGCGACGACCTCGCCGCTCCCGCCCACCTGGTCGCCCGCTTGCACACGGCCATCCGCGCCGCCGCCGACAATCACCGCTCCGGCTACTGGACCCCCACGCCAAAACCATGA
- a CDS encoding RluA family pseudouridine synthase, producing the protein MDKDWSQLRARCLIEEDAAILALRKPAGISVTGERHDTDLVELAAAAGETLYPVHRIDKVTSGLILFAKELRAHGELTRQFNKQTADKAYLAVVAATGLPDTGVFDLPLSVGRKNRVRIAAPRESIRHEGGRWFVDDADLLPAKNYPSLTRFVTVLRGPAHTVLALRPVTGRRHQIRVHLAWTGHPIVGDPLFDRSGAQPRTYLHSWRLGLAASWRTPPELTLTAEPDAAFWRPLDASAAPDALERAADALRTLD; encoded by the coding sequence GTGGACAAGGACTGGTCACAGTTGCGCGCGCGTTGCCTGATCGAGGAGGACGCGGCGATTCTGGCCCTACGCAAACCTGCCGGGATCTCCGTCACCGGTGAGCGCCACGACACCGATCTCGTCGAACTGGCGGCCGCCGCGGGGGAAACGCTGTATCCGGTGCACCGGATCGACAAGGTGACCTCCGGCTTGATCCTGTTCGCGAAGGAGCTGCGCGCCCACGGCGAGCTGACCAGGCAGTTCAACAAGCAGACGGCGGACAAGGCGTACCTTGCCGTCGTCGCCGCGACCGGTCTGCCCGATACCGGCGTATTCGACCTGCCGCTCAGCGTGGGACGCAAGAACCGGGTGCGGATCGCGGCGCCGCGAGAGAGCATCCGGCACGAGGGCGGCCGCTGGTTCGTCGACGACGCCGACCTGCTGCCCGCCAAGAACTACCCCTCGCTCACCCGGTTCGTCACGGTGCTGCGCGGCCCCGCGCACACCGTGCTCGCACTGCGCCCGGTCACCGGTCGTCGCCACCAGATTCGCGTCCACCTCGCCTGGACCGGGCATCCGATCGTCGGCGATCCCCTGTTCGACCGCTCCGGCGCGCAACCGCGCACCTACCTGCACTCCTGGCGGCTGGGCCTGGCCGCCTCGTGGCGCACCCCGCCCGAACTCACGCTGACCGCCGAGCCGGACGCCGCCTTCTGGCGCCCCCTGGACGCATCCGCCGCCCCGGACGCCCTCGAACGCGCCGCCGACGCGCTGCGGACCCTCGACTAG
- a CDS encoding SPW repeat domain-containing protein: protein MFTESRAQDFLAVVLGAFAALSPLWVDTNDNAMWSLIVLGVLIALTGLAQMARPDMAAADYAMGLFGVLLFLSPWVMDFTEYRSASWTAWVVGVVTAVVAVAALPTVSGRLHDMAPHH, encoded by the coding sequence ATGTTCACCGAGAGCCGCGCGCAGGATTTCCTCGCTGTCGTGCTCGGAGCCTTCGCCGCGCTGTCCCCCCTCTGGGTGGACACCAACGACAACGCCATGTGGTCGCTGATCGTGCTCGGCGTGCTCATCGCCCTCACCGGTCTGGCCCAGATGGCCCGCCCCGACATGGCGGCGGCGGACTACGCGATGGGCCTGTTCGGCGTCCTGCTGTTCCTTTCCCCGTGGGTCATGGACTTCACGGAGTACCGCAGCGCATCCTGGACCGCATGGGTAGTCGGGGTGGTGACGGCGGTGGTCGCGGTGGCGGCGCTGCCGACCGTGTCGGGACGTCTGCACGACATGGCTCCGCACCACTGA
- a CDS encoding glutamate racemase encodes MIVALIDSGLGLLPTAAWLRKLRPDVDLLLQLDPEGAPWGPKPEDWVVERVVNAARTSLRSGAEVIVLPCNTASVTALEHVRADVGPDVPVIGTVPAIKPAAAVCRSVAVWATAATTASRYQADLIAKFGGDADVVGVACHGLADAIDRGDLAAAHEAIAAAAERTPPDVEGVVLGCTHYPLVTDAIVAALPNGIRLFDSAQAVAAQTIRRIEALGRPSTGNGAVRVLNSGRPGALPASAAAFESGRVLGAQG; translated from the coding sequence GTGATCGTCGCGCTCATCGACTCGGGTCTGGGGTTGCTGCCCACCGCCGCCTGGTTGCGCAAGTTGCGGCCCGATGTGGATCTGCTGCTGCAACTGGACCCGGAGGGCGCGCCGTGGGGGCCGAAGCCGGAGGACTGGGTGGTCGAGCGGGTGGTGAACGCCGCGCGGACCTCGCTCCGGTCGGGCGCCGAGGTGATCGTTCTGCCGTGCAACACCGCCAGCGTCACGGCGCTGGAGCACGTGCGCGCCGACGTCGGGCCCGACGTGCCGGTGATCGGCACCGTGCCCGCCATCAAGCCCGCGGCGGCCGTGTGCCGGTCCGTGGCCGTCTGGGCCACCGCGGCCACAACGGCGAGCCGGTATCAGGCCGACCTGATCGCGAAATTCGGCGGGGACGCCGACGTGGTGGGGGTGGCTTGCCACGGGTTGGCGGACGCGATCGACCGCGGTGATCTGGCCGCCGCCCACGAAGCGATCGCCGCCGCCGCGGAGCGGACGCCGCCGGACGTGGAAGGCGTGGTGCTCGGCTGCACGCACTACCCGCTGGTGACCGACGCGATCGTGGCCGCGCTGCCGAACGGCATCCGACTGTTCGACAGCGCGCAAGCCGTTGCCGCGCAGACCATTCGGCGCATCGAGGCGCTGGGCCGCCCGAGTACCGGCAACGGTGCGGTCCGGGTGCTCAACAGCGGACGCCCCGGCGCGCTGCCCGCCAGCGCGGCCGCCTTCGAGTCGGGACGCGTCCTGGGCGCGCAGGGGTGA